The genomic DNA GGCAACACATGAAGCGACGAACGCGTCCCGCCATCCTGGGTCGCCCTCCTCCTCGATGGCGATCCATGGCTGGCGGTCCAGGTCCTGAGCCGTGACCGTGTCCCGTGCGGCCAGCGGGTGACCGGCCGGCAGGACGAGCAGCAAGGGGTCCTCCAGCAGGGGCGCCGCTCGCAGCACAGGATCGTCGCGGTCCGGTGGTTCCCGTACCAGGGCGATGTCAAGGCTGCGCTGGCGCAGCCCTTCGAACTGCTCCGAGGCGGACATGTTGTACAGAGCGACGTGAATACCGGGACGCTCCTCCTGCAGTCGGCGCAGCGCACCGGGAAGCACGCCCGTGTGCATGGCGTCGGGCGCGTAGCCGATGCACAGGCCTCCCTCTTCCCCGCGGCCCAGTCGGCGGCCGAGGTTCTCCAGACGGTCGGCGTGGCGCAGCAGCGCTCTGGCCTCGCTCAGGAACACCGCGCCGTCACGGGTCAGGCGGATGCGCTGCTGGGTGCGCTCGAACAGGGCGAGGCCGAGCTTCTGCTCGAGCTGGGCGATCTGTCGGCTGAGCGGGGACTGTGAGATATGGAGCTGTTCGGCGGCGCGGCCGACGTGTTCGGTCTCGGCCACGGCGATGAAATAGCGAAGTTGCCGCAGGTCAAGCATGTAAGACCTCAAGGGACTCAAGTGTGCCCAAGGAAGTCTTGGACAGTCTGATATGCCCATCCTAATGTCGAAGAGGAAAGAACGACGGACCGGCTGAAGGGCCGGAAATCCGGTTTCCCCTCTGTACAAGGACCTGCCATGACCATCACATCTCTCCTTTCC from Streptomyces sp. NBC_01707 includes the following:
- a CDS encoding LysR substrate-binding domain-containing protein, coding for MLDLRQLRYFIAVAETEHVGRAAEQLHISQSPLSRQIAQLEQKLGLALFERTQQRIRLTRDGAVFLSEARALLRHADRLENLGRRLGRGEEGGLCIGYAPDAMHTGVLPGALRRLQEERPGIHVALYNMSASEQFEGLRQRSLDIALVREPPDRDDPVLRAAPLLEDPLLLVLPAGHPLAARDTVTAQDLDRQPWIAIEEEGDPGWRDAFVASCVASGFTPDIRLDAPEPLTALGLVASGLGLALVQKSMVRGVTDAVVVRELPWREACVHLWAVWHHIDLRPVVSSFRETVLSHGTRSEAPAAASTT